TTTTCCGATTCCTTCAAAACACGATCAATTAAGGTGTCCCAATTAAACGTTATTATGGCATCCTTATCTGTAAGACTTGCTATAAATGCTTCATGGACTTCCGACCGTGTTCCATTTTGAACTTCATTAATAACTGAGGCAAATAGAAAGACTAGCTGATTGTATGCTGAATAACATAGAGAGGCATTTTCAAAGTCCCCTGCAGCAACACTCTCTTTTAGATTACTCTCAATTTCAGAGTGAATTTGCTCAATATCTGAAGCATATTCAGCAAACTCATCTGGATTTTTAATATGCTTAAATCTGACAAGATAATTTATAATATTTCCGACAAGAACCCATTGGTTTTCGGATATTTTAAGTTTATTAAAAGTTGGAAAAAAATCGTTTGCAATTGGCATTATCTGATCTGTGGGTGACTTGTCATATGCCTTTGAAAAACCAGCACCCAATATATATGCATTCATAAAAATATCCGCGTTAGATGCCAAACTTCATATCGAATCAGAATTCGAAGCCGCATCGTGATACTATTATTTAATAAGGAATACCCTTTCCAGAAGGTTTAGCCTTCTTAAAATTAGACTTTCCATCTTCAAATGGAGTAAACCTGAAAGTATTTTGATCGACATGCCTTACCAATTCAATATCAATTAACGTTGTCTGGTTAGGTATTAGAATATCATTCAAGTCAATGCCGTTAGATCTAAATTCAGCGGGGGAATAATATGAAAAACCATCACTCGGCTTTGCAGAGATCCTGATACCGACCTTTCCATCGCGTGCTTTTTTCATCTTTGAACAATTCACATAATAGGTCAGAACATTATGACAAATTTTATTCCTTTGCCGATCAACAAAAAATCCTTTTGGCAAAATATCTGGACGATAATCGTTTCCAGCTAGCAAGAGCATATCAAAATCATTAACTGGATTTTTACGATCATCAGTTATACGAAAAACTAGCATGGCATACTGATCTTTGCATTTACGATCAGTCATTTGAACATTTTTTGTAATAATCTTAAATGAATCAGATATGATTTTAAATTGTTCTTTATTTTGCACACCTAAACATTGTATAATATGATTAACGACACTTTTTTTAACTGCATTTTTTGGATTTACACTTTTCATAATTCCGATTTTTGACCCAGAATGACTTGCTTTTGCTACGACACAGAAAGGAATTTCTTCAGGGTACACTGTCTTTTCTTCATTTATTTTTAATTCCGAGATTGGTAACTCCTTGTTAGTTCTCAGATCTCTCACTATACCAATCTTCCTAGATATATCCTGTCGCAAAGAAAAATAACGATAATTCATATTGGCCGCAGCAAGCCGAACAACTCCATCAGAACCTTTTTCTACTAAATAACTGTTAACAAAATCATAAAGCTTACTGTCAATCGTTTGTCCTGACAAAACAAACTGATAAAAGCCCTTATCAACAGGTATGTAATCAAGCCATTTAAGGTTTAAATCCCACTGCCCAGAGCTTCCAAGTTCTAGCCAATTTAGGACTTCGACTCCAGGCTCAATACCATCAAAAAAAGAATTAATCCTACTAAGTCGACTCTTGCCTAATTGAGCTAAAGCAGATCCATGATTTGCTGGCGCAAGCATCACGATATGTTTAAGAGGAATTCCTTCCAACCCGAACTTACTTCCATAAAAGATATGAGCCCAAAGCCTAACAACTGGCCCCCCTGTTGAATGAGTAATACATGAAAAGGAATCCTCGCCAATTGCGTCAAGACGAGCTTTATCAAAGGCGCGCGCAATATCGTCCAACGTGACTTCATCATGAAAACTTATATACTTACCAAGATGAATATGATGTATATCAAGGTTTAAATAATCAGGAGACGCTGTAACTAGAGCTTCAGCGAGCCCTCCATATGTGTCCTGATTTGTAACGCTCCAACCATGAACAAATAAAAGCTTCATATCTCCTCCCCTTTTCACTGATTCTAAAAAACAAGACAGAGCCCCCCAAAAAAACTTAATCTGAAGAGGAGTAACTCTTGACCTCCTCAATAGATATTTAATATAAGAACGTCAATAGAATACAAAAAAGCATACGATTGATATTTCCAAGATGTTCATATCGAGTCAGCATCCAATATTACAAAAAGTGGAGAATATAATGACCGAACAGGAAGCGAGTCCTACCCGTCAAATAAATATTTTACGACAAGCATTGTCGTCAGACAAAAATAAGGTTGCCTTTTTGCTAGGAGCTGGGTGTCCCCTTTCTGTCAGGACTAAAGAGAAAGAACCATTAATCCAAGACATTGTCGGATTAACAAAAATTGTTTGCGAGACATTAAAAGGAAAAGGAATTGAGAGAATTAAAAATCGAATATCTGTTCCCAAGCTGAAAGATCCGACAATCGAAGATATTTTAAGCCATGTTCGGTTACTGATTGAAGTTGTAGGAGAGGATAAAATAAACGAACTAAACAAAATTGAACTTGAAAGCCTTGAAAGGAAAATTTGTCAGTCAATCACAGAGGCTGTCGGAAAAGAATTACCAGAACAAAGCACTTCATATCATCATCTAGCTGCATGGATTGGTGGCATCCCTAGGGTTAACCCAATTGAAATTTTCACACCTAACTACGATCTTTTAATTGAATCAGCCTTAGAATCAAAAAACATCCCCTATTTCGACGGATTTATAGGGTCAAAGAAAGCCTTTTTTGATCTGCACTCAATTGAGCAAGAAAAGCTGCCTTCAAGATGGGTTAAATTATGGAAATTACATGGATCAATAAATTGGTGGAATGACCAAAAAGGAAATGTATTTAGAGGTCACTCGAAAACTGAGAACAATAAACAAATGATATACCCGTCTCACCTAAAGTATAATCAAAGTCGTAGAATGCCTTATTTGGCAATGCAAGATAGACTTAGCCATTTCCTCTCCTCTGGCCAAGCTGTAATGATTACTTCAGGCTATTCATTTGCAGATGAACATCTTAATGAAATTTTAACATCCAGACTTTCAGCAAACCCAAGAGCAATTTGTTTTGCTTTGCTATACGATACCCTTGATAAATACCCGATAGCCCTTGAATGTGCTAAAAGAGTTACGAATTTAAGTTTAATATCACAAGATAAGACCTATATAGGCGGTGAGGAAAAAACTTGGATGGAAACTACAAAAGATGAACATTATAAGGATTACATAGAAGAAAAAGAGATTAAAGAAGCTAAAGATAAAATAGTAAAATGTAACCTTGGTGACTTTGCAAAATTCGGAAAATTTTTAATAAACCAAATTGGTTCTGAGGAAATAGAAAGGAAACAGAATAGTCATGATTAATGATCCATCTTTTATCGGAACTGTTCAGGATGTTTCCGGCACAACA
This portion of the Desulfovibrio sp. JC022 genome encodes:
- a CDS encoding triacylglycerol lipase, which gives rise to MKLLFVHGWSVTNQDTYGGLAEALVTASPDYLNLDIHHIHLGKYISFHDEVTLDDIARAFDKARLDAIGEDSFSCITHSTGGPVVRLWAHIFYGSKFGLEGIPLKHIVMLAPANHGSALAQLGKSRLSRINSFFDGIEPGVEVLNWLELGSSGQWDLNLKWLDYIPVDKGFYQFVLSGQTIDSKLYDFVNSYLVEKGSDGVVRLAAANMNYRYFSLRQDISRKIGIVRDLRTNKELPISELKINEEKTVYPEEIPFCVVAKASHSGSKIGIMKSVNPKNAVKKSVVNHIIQCLGVQNKEQFKIISDSFKIITKNVQMTDRKCKDQYAMLVFRITDDRKNPVNDFDMLLLAGNDYRPDILPKGFFVDRQRNKICHNVLTYYVNCSKMKKARDGKVGIRISAKPSDGFSYYSPAEFRSNGIDLNDILIPNQTTLIDIELVRHVDQNTFRFTPFEDGKSNFKKAKPSGKGIPY
- a CDS encoding SIR2 family protein, which codes for MTEQEASPTRQINILRQALSSDKNKVAFLLGAGCPLSVRTKEKEPLIQDIVGLTKIVCETLKGKGIERIKNRISVPKLKDPTIEDILSHVRLLIEVVGEDKINELNKIELESLERKICQSITEAVGKELPEQSTSYHHLAAWIGGIPRVNPIEIFTPNYDLLIESALESKNIPYFDGFIGSKKAFFDLHSIEQEKLPSRWVKLWKLHGSINWWNDQKGNVFRGHSKTENNKQMIYPSHLKYNQSRRMPYLAMQDRLSHFLSSGQAVMITSGYSFADEHLNEILTSRLSANPRAICFALLYDTLDKYPIALECAKRVTNLSLISQDKTYIGGEEKTWMETTKDEHYKDYIEEKEIKEAKDKIVKCNLGDFAKFGKFLINQIGSEEIERKQNSHD